AAGATTGATTATAATGTCGAAGTGCTAGTTAAAGTAGTGATATAAAGTTACGATTTGAGATAATTGTGAAGGAAAATGATTTATGCCAAAAAGTAAGGGAAGCCATTTTCCCCTttgtaatggaaaatattttctggcaaccaaacaccagaaaataaaatattttcctccgtACCCCCCCCCCAAATGATATGTATTCTGGACCTTGTGCGATCAACATGCAACCATTAACCATCTTCACTGCTCCTCGTTgttctttttcccttctctctcaGCTATGTCATAGGCGATAAGTCAATTCTGAAGGATGCTGGGATTCAGGATATAAAGGATGTGGAAGCATTGCCTCCTCCACCTGAAATTAAGGACAAAGTTCCAGCTCAGAAATACAAGGGTGAAATTAGCTACTTCATCTGTACAAGACCAGGTAGAGGTCCAGTTTTGTTGACGGACGATAGCCATGCTCTCCTCAATCCAGAAAATGGATTGCCCAAGTAAAAGATCATTTTTTTTTGTACGAATGTGTTTAGTACTCGGGGCAACTCCAAGTCTTGAGATCCAAGTGTTGCAGCCTCTTTAGCCTTTAAAAGGTGGATGCTGCCATTTTAACCTGGTTTTAGTTTGGAtgaaatttgaattcaaagcttttgtTTGTAGCTTAGGTTCCTGTATTAGTTTTCAGTTGAAATAGTTGTGTACTCTTTCATCTTTGAGCAATGAAATAAAAGTCCTCAAATCTGCTTCTTTTAGAACTAAAAAAGATCTCTTATATTTTCCCCTGTAAAATCTTGCAATTGATTATCAACCGTCCTCTCTTATTAGATGTTGTCTGCTTTCCTTCTTGAGTTGTGTTAATATTATGTGTACTTTCTTGAAAGTGTATTTCTAGTATAACTTACAGAGTTAGCATGATTCTATTTTTACTTGCAGCATttagaaaaacaacaacaacaacaacccagtataatcacactagtggggtctggggagggtagtatgtacgcaaaccttacccttacccggggtagagagactgtttccgatagaccctcggctccctccctccaagaactgtggagggtgcttaccactagagcaacccactcttgtagCAGCATTtagaaaaagtttttttttttaaaagagaggCAGTATTGCTGTGTTTTCCACATGTTACTCCCTTAAAGGGAAAAAACTTGTGTCCTCGTATTTTCTTGAACTAAATATTTCGAAATCTGTTATTCcagaaaatatttaaacaatttgTCAAGTGGAAAAACAGGATATTCATTTCGAGGAACAAAGAAATAGAGCTTTTTTCAAACTTAAGCAGAAAAAGAAGTTTTACTGCAACTGTTAATAGTTATAAGAGAAATTTATCCTAATTCTCATAGTCCTTATATAGTGTTTATACATATAGCACACTTTAAGTTCCAGCATTCTTCAATCGGCAAAGGACAAATATATTccctctactttcgaaaatggtctaagaatacccctcgttatactattgagtTATCTATAcacctgcagtcatactttgggttcaaatatacccctcatttaaacggagggacacgagTCATCGtcatgttggtcaattctaaatatctcctaattaattaaaaatatccaTTACacatacccgaaaaataattcaattctaaatatctcctaattaattaaaaacacTCATTAGCtatacccgaaaaataattttatttttgtaaaaactggaaaaaatgaattttttttactaaaagctgaaaaaacaaaaatattattttcccagtttttacaaaaaaactgctttaaaaaaactaaaaaatattttctaaaacaatatttttgtaaaaactgaaaaacaaaaactgaaaagcaattttcgtttttttaaagcagttttttttcagtttttttaaagcagtttttttgtaaaaattggaaaaaaaatattttcgtttttttcagtttttagtaaaaaaatatttttagttttttctagtttttacaaaaaaaaaattatttttcggatatgggtaatgagtctttttaattaattaggagatatttataAATGACTAAcatgacgatgacacgtgtccctccgttcaAATGAGgagtatatttgaacccaaagtatgactgcaggggtatagataacctaATAATATAACGATGGGTAGTCTTAGATAattttcgaaagtagaggggtatatttagcCCTTTGCCGTTCTTCAATTTAAACATCAAAATTGGAAATTTACGCTCTTTAGATAATAATCACAATTCACATACTCATATGATTTTCCAAATAGGGGTATCCTTAGTATCACTTAACATGGATGCTTCATAATTACTCCTCTTAACACATAAATATGCGATTGACAATGGCAACACTgttaagaaaaggaaaaatgatattatataactgctgtcaaaataatagtcgaaatatatatatatatatatatatatatatatatatatttctgtatgttacatacaaaaaatatataaattttatacactctTGCGACtaccgaatataaatagtttcgaCCGCGGGCTAAACGTGATCGTTGCCCGTTTAGAAACATGTTAAAATGGCACTAAATTTGGATTACAACTCtttctaaaaatgaaaaatgtatTCAACTGTACTAACTAGTAACTAACATGCGAACCAAACGACTCGTGCCTTAATTGACACATGCTAACACTTAGGATTGTTATTTCTACGACTCCCAAGATACAACTAACCACGAGGTTACATTAATTTGCAAAATACTAGTAATATGGCCTTAATTTTGAAGTTAGTGTTGTATGGGTAAAAAACTTCATTTGATGTGTTTGACCAGATCAACGGTAGTAAAGCCTTTGAAGGATGTGACGTGTCGATATGACTCCAAAAGATCGAGGTCAAAGGTGAAAGATAAAGCGGAGCCGAGGTCGAACCAAATCGGCAGAGGACGAGGACGAGCATCAATTCTCAGCACGTAGTGACGACTAGTCTTATGATTTATAGAATATTTTATGAATATTCTCTTATGTTGTACTATATAGGGTTTTGTTGCCCATGtgcccttataaataggaagagagatAGATCAAAGGAGGATTGGACATTTTGTAAAGGATTTCATCAATATTTTCCGTACAAGATTCTCACTTTGTTGAATAAAAACAAAGATTGACTTTACATTTTCCTTCCTTTATTTTCTAGTTCTTGTGATGCTAATATTATTTCTTTGGTTTCTGtttgatggtactaatatattgtcATTTCCCTTCTTTTCTCGTATTTTCTGTCTTCTTGAGTTGAGGatctttcggaaatagcctctctactccttcgggtaggggtaaggtatgcgtacacactaggGGTGTTTAACGGGCGGGTTGGGATGGGCTGGACAAAAAAAAATCAGCCCGTCTGTTTAACGTTGCGGGCTGTTAGCGGGCTAAGTTAGCGGGCTATTAGCGGGCTGtactttttcggatttttttttttcgTCCGGGTTCGGGCTTAGAGGGTTGTTAGCGGGTTGTTCGAGGGCTGTTAGCGGGccgtggatttttattttttttttaagtaaattttatttttcttattcaatgttatttgatacttaagtgtttgtaaacttttaaggcttagaattaaactttgaagtttaaaattttaaattttaaatttgaattttataatgttaaaattaaaatttgaaagtaagtggctacaaaaaattatttaataagacctatatgtaaggatcaagcttcgaagactttcatttgatatttttattgaataatatataatacttcaaattgagttgcaagttcttttttgattttgttatttttgaacttgcaaattaaaagtttacaacaattataaaaaaacaaatagtacatcacatgctttgcatcatttttgtaagttcatccatgtcaagTTGTCAACATGAGGTTTTTGGTTTCCGGCATTGGTTGAAtcggaaccataaaccattatatctctaatttcttggtcctccgcttcatctacctcgtcacgcccttgatttcgtcgttctaatcttatccaatctctgaagcacactagaattttcAAAGCGTTGCTacccaatgaatgacgggtatctcctagttgctgccttgcttggctaaatgcgctctctgatgcgactgttgaaatcgacacatttagcacgtctcgagccatggccgaaagaacaagaaattgatttgagttgctcctccaccaacccaatggtagaaattcctttgtgcggggctctgctgacttttgcaagtagaattgaagttcattatttttcctgctactggtttgttgatggCTTGATGCTCCCCTATTGTAGatcaaatcaaataatcttcaacaccatcattatcatccaaagcactggtcccagatgttgaaactgaacttgaagaaatatttgcatctacaacagaagaagcatcaacaatgttagcataataattatataatgtttctaaatgtttgtgtagataagaaatacaagtgtcaatatcaggagtttaAGTTGGtccataaaaaattaaaaaaaaattaaaaacgtTAGTAAACGAGCTGAACCGGGTTGTAGCCCGTTAACAACGCGTTAACGGGTTAACGGGCTGAACCGGGTTGTAGCCCATTAACAACCTGTTAACAACCCGTTAATGGATTAACGGGCTTAACGGGTTCCGGTGCACCGGTATCAAAAAATTATTCGTTTGAAACACGCTCCCTGCCCaacccgtcccagcccgcccCCCACGTTATAGTACCGGGCTGAACCGGGCTGAGACGAACTGTAAACGGATCAGCCCGGCCCAATTAACAGGTAtagtacacactaccctctccagacctcacttgtggaaTTTTATTGGATCGTTCTAGTTGTTATTCTTCTCTTAGACTTGTAGGTCTTTATTGCTTCATTCTTATTTCAAGTTGTTTTCTTTAGTGTTACACATTAACGCACTTACCATAAAACACTGGATCTGTCCTTAAATATTGATTTTGACTGTGATTAACCCCATTTTTCTATTAATCTAATTGTATAAAaccaaaatctatttttttggGTCATACAAGTTTCAAATTATCTTTAGCTTGTAGTGAAATTTTGCACTTTCCATTGAAAAAGTAAAAGTGCTTCTCACAAGGCCACACCTTAAACGTTGTAAACCGATGTCAGGATCTGGTTGGAAATGCCATTGCAAAACTATACCAACAATAGAAGTTTGATCAACACAGAATCTGTCTTCTTACAAAGGAATCTCAAAATCTCTTTCTTCCCCTTTAAGAATGCATTATCTGCTCTTTCTCTCCGGTCAGGAATGTCTTCCAGATAATCTCCTTCACGCCTCGATCATGAATAAGCAGATGTCCAACATTGGGTACTTCATGGTATTGTATCCACGGAAGCCTTTGTGCGACGTAGCGCTGTAATATAACAGGCACAACCCAGTCTTCAACACCATGCCACATGTGGACTGAGCCTTCACCATTTGGGAAAGGGCTCTTAAGATCCATAGGATCAAAATCCCATTTCCCGAACCCCACCATCATGTCACGATGGAGGGACTCGTAAACTCCTTGTTTTACAGCATATTCCTACATACGAAAGAAGCAGCAACTTTTAAGCCAACAACGATCATCACATAAGTAATAGCTCATGAAAGTAATTCCGAATTGTGGGTTATTTGTACTAATCAATTACATTCTAGCACTACGGTGGCTTGCTTTTCACTTCCACTCAaaaacaacaacatcaacaacaaacccagtgtaatcccacatgtGGGatctgggagggtagtgtgtgcaCAGACCTTACCCTACCTTTAAGAAGGcggagaggttgtttccgatagaccgtCGGCTCGGGAAAGATAAAAGGTAGGGCAACAACAAGCACACCAATCAGAAAACCGAAGCGAAAatacaaaactaacactagatAATGCAATGAGAAAACCGAAATGAAAGCAACAACAAGCAATCACACAAGTCAAGAAATACGAAAATACACAAATGACACTAAGTCATGTACTAGCCACTTCACATGACTAGCCAAGGTGCAAAAAGTAACATAATACCACAGATCCTGGTGCAACAAACATGAAAACTTGTAATTCGTATGGTTTTGTCGCTCCTATAGTGGTTATTCTAATGTCTCACTAAAAACAGTAGAAACATGTAATATGAGCAGGAATAAAACAACTCCAAGCCGTGACACTTCACATTTCCATGAATTCTTCCAGCAAATTTATTACAAGGATCAAACACATTCAAGGGATCGTGAACCGACTGTAATCTAACGGTAAATTATCCATATTCAGGCAGGAAACTGATTTACCTtaagattttttattttgtttgcgTGCTCAGCAGATCTAGAAGCAACTTTTAAATCTGGAGGAGACATTTTTGGTTTTTCAGCTATAACACTATTGCACGGGAACCACTTCTGAGTGTTCCACCAGTAGACTAGCCAAGGTGCATAATGTGCAACTCGAAGCGCCCATTGGTCCTGTGGGAGCTGTAGATTGTATCCTTCTGTAGATAAATTAGCAGGAAATCCAGGCCACCAGTAATTGACAACGGGAGCAACTAGAGCTACTCCTGCCAACCTATTAGCACCAGAAAAAATGCAACTTTATATTTGAGAAAAGCAATCAAATCTCATGAGTAAAAGGAAGAACTGCCACAGAGAGGAAAAGAATGTAGCCCTGTAAAAATAGTAGAAAATACAGGAATTACTGGAATTCTACTTGCTGTTCGTGAGAATAGCGAGGTTCCACAAGAAAGTAGCAAAATATCACGTAGGGGAACTTTGATTTGTGAAACAGCGAGATCTACGCTTCTTCAGTTACACCACTATACCTTTCAGGTGAAGATATGTATCATAGTGGCAAGTACTTAAGGTGAAAATCTGCTAAAATTTATAGAacagtttgtttcatgttggaAAGGCTTTGCTATATAATCAAAACTTCCTCCTCCTCTGTTAATTCTTAGGTCTTTACATTTTGTGACTGATGGGTTATGATAATGATGACATGGCAGTTGAACGTTAAAGACAAGATTTCATGGAGCATGTTGCTCATGCCAAATGATTTTCAGACGTCGAGCTTAAAAGCAAAAGATCATTCCGTACACTACATACCGATTAGGGATGTACTTAAGGCAACCCCAAACTGAATGACCACCCATGGAAAACCCCATAACATAAAATTTAGGGCCAAGTCCCAGTTGATCAGCGAGCTCTTCCATATCCAAAGGTGTAGTTTTTATGGTTCGCTCTGGATCAGGATCGCTTTCCCCATAACCAGGTCTATCAAAAGAGACAACATACGCCCCTAATTCTTCAAGTGTTTCCTGAAAGAAACAACATGATCCATTCCAATCTCAGTTCGATTATACTCGAACGGAAGCAGAATTATAAGTTTGACAAAGAGTCGATGAAATACCAAAGGTGCAACAGCTGCATCATATCTGCAAGATCCAAAGCTATGAGCATATATGACCTTATATTTGGCGGTTTCTTTGGATACACCATGCTCCTTATAAGCCAGATGTCTTCCGTCCCTAAGTTTGATTCTCGGTCCAGTAATTAATGGACCACCAGGAGAGCCACAGATTTTGGGGGGTGGAGGTTGGAGGGCCGGGAATGCCCATGCTAGACCTGCAACCAACAAGACAACTAAAACTTTCCCAAGCATACCTGAAGCCCTGAACACAAGACATACGTAGTTCTTACAATAATATTGGAAAATGCAGATCGCATAGTGCAACTGTACATAGTATGAATGACAGAGGGCCAAAACCTAGGAAATACTGATGACTTAGTTgggaaaaaaaacatttttttcatAACGGATACAGATGAATTAGTtggacaaaaaaaaaacattttagattTTGCTTACAAGGAAAGTTCAGCATTTATATGacagtaaagaaaataaagaatggTGGCGAGGTGATGATGAATAAGAGAATGTGGAATGCACAACTGAAGGACAAACAAATTAAACAAGATGTAATAACTTACAATTAGGTGTTCTATTGGAATTTTCAACTAATCAAGTTCTTCAACAAGCAAGAAACATAAGCACCCTCTTTTTTGTTAAGATTGAAGGGTTGCAATCACAAAACTTCAGTATGATAACCCTAGCTGATCTAAATGCCAGATTCCCCGAACTTATGAATTCATCCACTTGAGTCCTACAACCACAATGGATGCagtaacacaccatattcaaggggaggtgccatggtgtatgttgttcgttgatgatatagttctgattgatgagacgcgagtcGGCACTAACGAGAGGCTTGAGATTTGGAGACAGACCTTTGAGcttaaaggtttcaagttgagtaggactaagatAAAATatctggagtgcaagttcagtgatgTGTCGGGGGAAGCTGACATGGACGTGAGGCTTgactcacaagtcatccccaagaaaggaagtttcaagtaccttgggtcaattATCCATGGGGTGGGGAAATAGACGAGGATGTCACGCACCGTaaaggggtggggtggatgaatgAAGGTTAGCATCCGGAATCctatgtgacaagaaagtgccaccgaaacttaaaggcaagttctacaaagcggtggtt
The sequence above is drawn from the Nicotiana tabacum cultivar K326 chromosome 13, ASM71507v2, whole genome shotgun sequence genome and encodes:
- the LOC107817229 gene encoding uncharacterized protein LOC107817229 isoform X2, whose translation is MPPFIQKQGLHPTFLTSTKSLYSSPHSSNKLNPTVFSLVKPQARKILRTKPLNHLQDSIFYHSNSSQGLAWAFPALQPPPPKICGSPGGPLITGPRIKLRDGRHLAYKEHGVSKETAKYKVIYAHSFGSCRYDAAVAPLETLEELGAYVVSFDRPGYGESDPDPERTIKTTPLDMEELADQLGLGPKFYVMGFSMGGHSVWGCLKYIPNRLAGVALVAPVVNYWWPGFPANLSTEGYNLQLPQDQWALRVAHYAPWLVYWWNTQKWFPCNSVIAEKPKMSPPDLKVASRSAEHANKIKNLKEYAVKQGVYESLHRDMMVGFGKWDFDPMDLKSPFPNGEGSVHMWHGVEDWVVPVILQRYVAQRLPWIQYHEVPNVGHLLIHDRGVKEIIWKTFLTGEKEQIMHS
- the LOC107817229 gene encoding uncharacterized protein LOC107817229 isoform X1 yields the protein MPPFIQKQGLHPTFLTSTKSLYSSPHSSNKLNPTVFSLVKPQARKILRTKPLNHLQDSIFYHSNSSQGMLGKVLVVLLVAGLAWAFPALQPPPPKICGSPGGPLITGPRIKLRDGRHLAYKEHGVSKETAKYKVIYAHSFGSCRYDAAVAPLETLEELGAYVVSFDRPGYGESDPDPERTIKTTPLDMEELADQLGLGPKFYVMGFSMGGHSVWGCLKYIPNRLAGVALVAPVVNYWWPGFPANLSTEGYNLQLPQDQWALRVAHYAPWLVYWWNTQKWFPCNSVIAEKPKMSPPDLKVASRSAEHANKIKNLKEYAVKQGVYESLHRDMMVGFGKWDFDPMDLKSPFPNGEGSVHMWHGVEDWVVPVILQRYVAQRLPWIQYHEVPNVGHLLIHDRGVKEIIWKTFLTGEKEQIMHS
- the LOC107817229 gene encoding uncharacterized protein LOC107817229 isoform X3 translates to MLGKVLVVLLVAGLAWAFPALQPPPPKICGSPGGPLITGPRIKLRDGRHLAYKEHGVSKETAKYKVIYAHSFGSCRYDAAVAPLETLEELGAYVVSFDRPGYGESDPDPERTIKTTPLDMEELADQLGLGPKFYVMGFSMGGHSVWGCLKYIPNRLAGVALVAPVVNYWWPGFPANLSTEGYNLQLPQDQWALRVAHYAPWLVYWWNTQKWFPCNSVIAEKPKMSPPDLKVASRSAEHANKIKNLKEYAVKQGVYESLHRDMMVGFGKWDFDPMDLKSPFPNGEGSVHMWHGVEDWVVPVILQRYVAQRLPWIQYHEVPNVGHLLIHDRGVKEIIWKTFLTGEKEQIMHS